A region of Dictyostelium discoideum AX4 chromosome 1 chromosome, whole genome shotgun sequence DNA encodes the following proteins:
- the gdcA gene encoding gp64 and disintegrin-like, cysteine-rich protein yields the protein MKFIYGLLALAASIVATNAQYCSIGVCVKEGENCNINNYNFTDNSVVDITCEYGTFCPSSSVIFTPVCTKLSGLGETCGTPFTECAEPFACRSVTTTKGNLQTCAMPDYLGFGESCNSDYQCGNGLTCNEEICSLKPHVICSNDGQCPFGQFCNGTNSLNTPVQCRTLYATGAKCTRDGQCPYNNYCGAKQGDNSGDLFCQSNFNKVQGDTCSVHGSSFVQLGSGFRYECAATLVCQAGTCQSPQNSIPTGDCMDIANSCPSAYGSSCQCTSTSQIITGKCTASPFNLASNCQTSVQNLATCAIEHECPSIENIELGPDSCLMKHCRSEICDNNNCIVQTNTCGDAPVYPVCNTPSSSSVILPSFVLLIVAIIALLF from the exons atgaagtTTATTTATGGACTTTTAGCTCTTGCAGCTTCAATTGTAGCAACGAATGCTCAATATTGTTCTATTGGTGTTTGTGTAAAAGAAGGTGAAAATTGTAACATTAATAATTA tAATTTTACAGATAATAGTGTAGTTGATATTACATGTGAATATGGTACTTTTTGTCCATCTAGTTCAGTAATCTTTACCCCAGTTTGTACTAAATTAAGTGGTTTAGGAGAAACTTGTGGCACCCCATTCACAGAATGTGCAGAACCATTCGCATGTCGTTCTGTTACAACCACCAAAGGTAATTTACAAACTTGTGCTATGCCAGATTATTTAGGTTTTGGTGAAAGTTGTAATTCAGACTACCAATGTGGTAATGGTTTAACATGTAATGAAGAGATTTGCTCATTGAAACCACACGTTATTTGTTCTAACGATGGTCAATGTCCATTTGGTCAATTCTGTAATGGTACTAACTCATTAAATACTCCAGTCCAATGTAGAACACTTTATGCTACCGGTGCAAAATGTACTAGAGACGGTCAATGCCCATACAACAACTATTGTGGTGCCAAACAAGGTGATAACTCTGGTGATTTATTCTGTCAATCAAATTTCAACAAAGTCCAAGGTGACACTTGTTCAGTCCACGGTTCTTCATTTGTTCAATTAGGTTCTGGTTTCCGTTACGAATGTGCTGCTACTTTAGTTTGCCAAGCTGGTACCTGTCAATCTCCACAAAACTCAATCCCAACTGGTGATTGTATGGATATCGCCAACTCTTGTCCATCAGCATATGGTTCAAGTTGCCAATGTACTTCTACCTCACAAATTATAACTGGTAAATGCACTGCTAGTCCATTCAACTTGGCTTCAAATTGTCAAACCTCTGTCCAAAACTTGGCCACATGTGCTATTGAACATGAATGTCCAAGCATTGAAAATATCGAATTAGGTCCAGATTCATGTCTCATGAAACACTGTAGATCTGAAATCTGTGATAACAATAATTGTATTGTTCAAACAAACACTTGTGGTGATGCACCAGTTTACCCAGTTTGTAACACcccatcatcttcatctgtTATTTTGCCATCATTTGTCTTATTAATTGTTGCCATTATTGCTTTATTattctaa